A single window of Acidimicrobiales bacterium DNA harbors:
- a CDS encoding cation transporter gives MAGAPRRERLVIGHGHQHGHVHGGPSARAGLRHRHRLVWALVLVGGFLGVELAAAVVSNSLALGSDVGHMFGDVTGLALALAAVQLAERHAARGDAGRHTFGLYRLEIIGAFVNSLLLVGVAVWLVVEAVSRLGEPPQVMGGWMVVAAAGGLVVNVAAFLVLRPGAAESLNVKAASVEVLADLVGSVAALAAGVAVWSTGAHWVDAAVGGLVGLWILPRAVGLGRQATRILLQSAPGHLDVAELQRSLEGLEGVREVHDLHVWTLTSEMESLSAHLVLDEGAELHDVLDRARDLLRGEWGIAHATLQVEPADHEGCDQVGW, from the coding sequence GTGGCGGGAGCGCCTCGCCGGGAGCGGCTCGTGATCGGCCACGGTCACCAGCACGGCCACGTGCACGGCGGGCCTTCGGCGCGGGCGGGTCTGCGTCACCGGCACAGGCTGGTTTGGGCGCTGGTTCTGGTCGGCGGCTTCCTGGGCGTGGAGTTGGCGGCCGCTGTAGTGTCGAACTCGCTGGCGCTCGGTTCGGACGTGGGACACATGTTCGGCGATGTCACCGGGCTGGCCCTGGCGTTGGCGGCCGTGCAGCTGGCGGAGAGGCATGCGGCACGGGGGGATGCGGGGCGGCACACGTTCGGCCTGTACCGGCTGGAGATAATCGGCGCGTTCGTGAACTCGCTGCTTCTCGTGGGTGTCGCCGTGTGGTTGGTGGTGGAGGCGGTGAGCAGGCTCGGCGAACCTCCCCAAGTGATGGGAGGTTGGATGGTCGTCGCAGCCGCGGGGGGTCTTGTGGTGAACGTGGCGGCGTTCCTGGTGCTGCGGCCGGGGGCGGCGGAGAGCCTGAACGTGAAGGCCGCGTCGGTGGAGGTTCTGGCGGATCTCGTCGGGTCGGTGGCGGCGCTGGCAGCCGGGGTGGCCGTGTGGTCGACGGGCGCGCACTGGGTGGACGCGGCGGTCGGCGGTCTGGTGGGGTTGTGGATCCTGCCGAGGGCGGTCGGCCTGGGGAGGCAGGCGACCCGGATCCTGCTGCAGTCGGCGCCCGGCCATCTCGACGTGGCCGAGCTGCAGAGGAGCCTGGAGGGGTTGGAGGGGGTGCGGGAGGTGCACGACCTGCACGTGTGGACTCTCACCTCGGAGATGGAGAGCCTCTCTGCCCATCTGGTGCTGGACGAGGGTGCCGAGCTGCACGACGTCCTCGACCGGGCGCGTGACCTGTTGAGAGGCGAGTGGGGGATCGCCCATGCGACCCTCCAGGTGGAGCCGGCAGACCACGAGGGCTGCGACCAGGTCGGTTGGTGA
- the fadD gene encoding long-chain acyl-CoA synthetase, with protein sequence MWIAHWASVLPEAVALRSSQGDRTFADLNAQANRLVRLFRARGVGVDDGVALLCPNRPEFAEVYAATQRGGMRLTPVNWHLTADEAAYIVDDCEAKVLVADARFGDVARAVAGSCPRLEVLLATGGEVDGFEPYEQAVGGMDPGDVGDPVQGTTMLYTSGTTGRPKGVWRERSPLQAQTLFRLGEMFGYRSGEDVHLCTGPLYHAAPLVFSLSVPLAAGCGVVLMDGWDAEKTLRLVERWRVTHTHMVPTMFHRLLRLPEKVRCRFDLSSLRHVLHGAAPCPVPVKRRMIEWLGPVVYEYYAATEGLGTWVSSEEWLEKPGTVGRPPTPDHVRILDEDGRDLPPGEVGTVYLKAPPQGRFRYFKDDSKTERTYRDEWFTLGDQGYLDEDGWLFLTDRSAHLIISGGVNIYPAEVEAVLLEHPAVADVGVIGVADEEMGEKVVAVVQPAEGVEADDRLAAELVGFCRERIAHFKCPRLVVFDPDLPRRDNGKIYKEELRRRWRERLAGSGS encoded by the coding sequence ATGTGGATCGCCCACTGGGCGTCGGTGCTGCCCGAGGCGGTCGCACTCCGCTCTTCGCAAGGTGACCGGACGTTCGCCGATCTGAACGCGCAGGCCAACCGTCTGGTGAGGCTCTTCAGGGCGCGGGGTGTCGGGGTGGACGACGGCGTCGCCCTCCTCTGTCCGAACAGGCCGGAGTTCGCCGAGGTGTATGCGGCGACCCAGCGGGGCGGGATGCGGCTCACACCGGTGAACTGGCATCTCACCGCCGACGAGGCGGCCTACATAGTCGACGACTGTGAGGCGAAGGTGCTGGTGGCCGACGCCCGCTTCGGCGACGTAGCCCGAGCCGTCGCCGGGAGCTGTCCCCGCCTCGAGGTGCTGCTCGCCACCGGCGGGGAGGTGGACGGTTTCGAGCCGTACGAGCAGGCGGTAGGCGGGATGGATCCGGGCGACGTCGGAGACCCGGTGCAGGGGACGACCATGTTGTACACGTCGGGGACCACCGGCAGGCCGAAGGGGGTGTGGCGGGAGCGTTCCCCGCTGCAGGCCCAGACGCTGTTCCGCCTGGGCGAGATGTTCGGCTACAGGTCGGGCGAGGACGTGCACCTCTGCACCGGACCCCTCTACCATGCCGCCCCTCTCGTCTTCTCGCTGTCGGTTCCGCTGGCCGCCGGTTGCGGCGTGGTGTTGATGGACGGGTGGGATGCGGAGAAGACGCTGCGGCTGGTGGAGCGGTGGCGTGTCACCCACACGCACATGGTGCCGACGATGTTCCACCGACTCCTGCGGCTCCCCGAAAAGGTCCGCTGTCGCTTCGACCTGTCTTCGCTGCGCCACGTCCTCCACGGAGCCGCCCCCTGTCCCGTGCCGGTGAAACGCAGGATGATCGAATGGCTGGGGCCGGTGGTGTACGAGTACTACGCGGCGACCGAAGGGCTCGGCACATGGGTGAGCTCCGAGGAGTGGCTGGAGAAGCCCGGGACGGTGGGGCGGCCTCCCACCCCAGACCATGTGCGGATCTTGGACGAGGACGGTCGGGACCTGCCGCCGGGAGAGGTGGGGACGGTTTACCTGAAGGCCCCGCCGCAGGGGAGGTTCCGCTATTTCAAGGACGACTCGAAGACCGAGCGGACCTACAGGGACGAGTGGTTCACGCTCGGGGACCAGGGGTATCTGGACGAGGACGGCTGGCTATTCCTCACCGACCGCAGCGCCCATCTGATCATCAGCGGAGGGGTGAACATCTACCCGGCGGAGGTGGAGGCAGTGCTTCTGGAGCATCCGGCGGTCGCCGACGTCGGGGTGATCGGGGTGGCAGACGAGGAGATGGGCGAGAAGGTGGTGGCCGTGGTGCAGCCCGCAGAGGGGGTGGAGGCCGACGACCGGCTCGCCGCCGAGCTCGTCGGCTTCTGCCGCGAGAGGATCGCCCACTTCAAATGTCCCAGGCTGGTGGTGTTCGACCCGGACCTGCCTCGCAGGGACAACGGCAAGATCTACAAGGAGGAGCTGAGGCGCCGGTGGCGGGAGCGCCTCGCCGGGAGCGGCTCGTGA
- a CDS encoding thiolase: MRPLFSPTRPTGVDTPDVSAVGDRVAEKELVAKNRTLRGAAAIVGVYDEVSPTGVLDVWGRELEAKVVDAALADAGLTRADVDGLCYAGFAPGSVTGLAEYLGIHPRFLDGTAVGGSSYEVHAEHAAAAIAAGVCDVVVSVYAATPRGDRRRGGQGFGGRRPTGPPGMDAFMEWEAPYGLQMPIGGYALAASRHMAVYGTKPEQLAQIAVSTRQWAAMNPRAKYRDPITVDDVLSSEIIASPLHKLDCCLVTDGAGAFVMVSPERARDLAKPPVWVLGAASCSDHSMISQMPDLCVTAGAVTGPAAFAMAGIGHDDVDLLMGYDSFTITMLLHLEDLGFCPKGEGGPFVEDGKLGPGGSLPTNTNGGGLSYTHPGQYGMFLIVEAVRQLRGEAGERQLPDPQIAVCHGSGGVLSTMSTLVLGTDSAL, encoded by the coding sequence GTGCGCCCGCTGTTTTCACCGACCCGACCGACGGGTGTAGACACTCCCGACGTGAGCGCAGTGGGGGATCGGGTCGCAGAGAAGGAACTGGTAGCAAAGAACAGGACGCTTCGGGGAGCAGCCGCGATAGTCGGCGTCTACGACGAGGTGTCGCCCACCGGGGTGCTGGACGTGTGGGGCCGTGAGCTGGAGGCGAAGGTGGTGGACGCCGCCCTCGCCGATGCCGGTCTCACCCGGGCCGACGTCGACGGGCTGTGCTACGCGGGGTTCGCCCCCGGTTCGGTGACCGGGCTCGCCGAGTATCTCGGCATCCACCCCCGATTCCTGGACGGCACGGCGGTGGGAGGCTCGAGCTACGAGGTGCACGCCGAGCACGCGGCCGCGGCGATCGCAGCCGGGGTCTGCGACGTCGTCGTCTCCGTGTACGCGGCGACTCCGCGAGGCGACCGCAGACGTGGCGGGCAGGGTTTCGGCGGACGCAGGCCGACGGGCCCTCCCGGCATGGACGCGTTCATGGAGTGGGAAGCCCCCTACGGCCTGCAGATGCCGATAGGCGGCTATGCGCTGGCGGCCAGCAGGCACATGGCCGTCTACGGAACCAAACCGGAGCAGCTGGCGCAGATCGCGGTGAGCACCCGACAGTGGGCTGCGATGAACCCCCGCGCCAAATACCGGGATCCGATCACCGTCGACGACGTCCTGTCGTCGGAGATCATCGCCTCGCCGCTGCACAAGCTGGACTGCTGCCTGGTCACCGACGGGGCGGGGGCGTTCGTGATGGTCTCGCCGGAGAGGGCGCGGGATCTCGCCAAGCCTCCCGTGTGGGTATTGGGCGCGGCGAGCTGTTCGGACCATTCGATGATCTCCCAGATGCCGGACCTGTGCGTCACCGCCGGGGCCGTCACCGGCCCGGCCGCGTTCGCCATGGCGGGTATCGGCCACGACGACGTCGACCTGCTGATGGGCTACGACTCGTTCACCATCACGATGCTCCTGCACCTCGAAGACCTCGGCTTCTGCCCGAAGGGGGAGGGCGGCCCGTTCGTCGAGGACGGGAAGTTGGGGCCGGGTGGGAGCCTGCCGACGAACACCAACGGAGGCGGCCTCTCCTACACGCATCCGGGCCAGTACGGCATGTTCCTCATCGTCGAGGCGGTGCGGCAGCTGCGGGGGGAGGCGGGGGAACGTCAGCTGCCAGACCCGCAGATCGCCGTCTGCCACGGCTCGGGCGGGGTGCTCTCCACCATGTCGACGCTCGTGCTGGGGACCGATTCGGCGCTCTGA
- a CDS encoding putative fatty-acid-CoA ligase FadD translates to MPSDAPQITSEEIDRRVEGVTVPSAFLRTVDEHGDLVALRDKQPDGSWREFTFRDYAEKVARVAGAMRAMGVGRGDRVVMMLRNIPEFHFVDMAACFLGATPISIYNSSAPEQIEYLVNHSEAVWAFVEDVGFLERFLKVRSELTNLRNLGILRDPDGLAPSDVFGWEQLEGGDPIDLEAAAGEVTPEMLATVIYTSGTTGPPKGVMISHYNVAWTVESLKIAVQEHPAFTHFAGKRIVSYLPMAHIAERVTSHYQGAFLGYEVTTCPEPTMIAEYLREVRPNFVFGVPRVWEKIYAGVNAALAADPERKKQFDDGIAAALELVPKVDWGTATKEEMETWEFLKAVFGQARELIGLDQCELAVTGAAPIPADILRWFRALGVDLTEIYGMSECTGPMTWRAIKVKPGTVGIAIPGCEVKLAEDGEICCRGGNVFQGYLKDPEKTAEALDEEGWLHSGDIGEVDEDGYFRIVDRKKELIITAGGKNVSPANLEAALKTIPLVGQACAVGDGKPFVAALVTLDPEVAPAWARQQGIEFETLEDLAKNPAVVAEIEKGVEEVMRPFSNAERVKKVTVIGEEWLPDSDVLTPTAKLKRRGIHARYAELIEALYSG, encoded by the coding sequence ATGCCATCGGACGCACCTCAGATCACCTCCGAGGAGATCGACCGGCGGGTCGAGGGCGTGACCGTCCCGTCCGCCTTCCTGCGCACGGTCGACGAGCACGGCGACCTCGTGGCGCTGCGCGACAAGCAGCCCGACGGCTCGTGGCGTGAGTTCACCTTCCGCGACTACGCGGAGAAGGTCGCACGGGTCGCCGGTGCGATGCGGGCGATGGGGGTCGGCCGTGGCGACCGGGTGGTGATGATGCTCCGCAACATCCCCGAGTTCCACTTCGTCGACATGGCCGCCTGCTTCCTCGGCGCCACCCCGATCTCCATCTACAACTCGTCGGCTCCCGAGCAGATCGAGTACCTGGTGAACCACTCGGAGGCGGTGTGGGCATTCGTCGAGGACGTCGGCTTCCTCGAACGCTTCCTCAAGGTCCGCTCCGAGCTCACGAACCTCAGGAATCTCGGCATCCTGCGAGACCCCGACGGGCTGGCACCGTCCGACGTCTTCGGCTGGGAGCAGCTCGAGGGCGGCGACCCGATCGACCTGGAGGCTGCCGCCGGAGAGGTCACCCCCGAGATGCTCGCCACGGTCATCTACACCTCTGGCACCACCGGCCCTCCGAAGGGTGTGATGATCAGCCACTACAACGTCGCCTGGACGGTGGAGAGCCTGAAGATCGCCGTGCAGGAGCATCCGGCGTTCACCCACTTCGCAGGCAAGCGGATCGTCTCCTACCTGCCGATGGCTCACATCGCCGAGCGGGTCACCTCCCACTACCAGGGCGCGTTCCTCGGATACGAGGTCACCACCTGCCCCGAGCCGACGATGATCGCCGAGTACCTGCGGGAGGTGCGGCCGAACTTCGTCTTCGGCGTGCCGAGGGTGTGGGAGAAGATCTACGCCGGCGTGAACGCCGCACTCGCCGCCGACCCCGAACGCAAGAAGCAGTTCGACGACGGGATCGCCGCCGCCTTGGAGCTGGTGCCGAAGGTCGACTGGGGCACCGCCACCAAGGAGGAGATGGAGACCTGGGAGTTCCTGAAGGCCGTGTTCGGGCAGGCCCGGGAGCTCATCGGCCTCGACCAGTGTGAGCTGGCAGTCACCGGCGCGGCTCCGATACCCGCCGACATCCTCCGTTGGTTCAGGGCGCTCGGGGTCGACCTTACGGAGATCTACGGGATGTCCGAGTGCACCGGCCCGATGACATGGCGTGCGATAAAGGTGAAGCCCGGGACCGTCGGCATCGCAATCCCCGGTTGTGAGGTGAAGCTCGCAGAAGACGGGGAGATCTGCTGCCGCGGAGGCAACGTCTTCCAGGGATATCTGAAAGACCCGGAGAAGACCGCCGAGGCTCTCGACGAGGAAGGGTGGCTGCACTCCGGCGACATCGGCGAAGTGGACGAGGACGGATACTTCCGCATCGTCGACCGGAAGAAGGAGCTGATCATCACCGCCGGCGGGAAGAACGTCAGCCCCGCCAACCTGGAGGCGGCGCTCAAGACGATTCCCCTGGTCGGCCAGGCGTGCGCCGTCGGCGACGGCAAGCCGTTCGTCGCCGCCCTCGTCACCCTCGACCCGGAAGTCGCGCCCGCCTGGGCACGCCAGCAGGGGATCGAGTTCGAGACGCTGGAGGACCTGGCGAAGAACCCCGCCGTGGTCGCCGAGATCGAGAAGGGCGTCGAAGAGGTGATGCGCCCGTTCTCCAACGCCGAGCGGGTGAAGAAGGTGACCGTGATCGGAGAGGAGTGGCTCCCCGACTCCGACGTCCTCACCCCCACCGCCAAGTTGAAGAGGCGGGGCATCCACGCCCGCTATGCAGAGCTGATCGAGGCGCTGTACAGCGGCTGA
- a CDS encoding putative acyl-CoA thiolase, with product MRDAVIVDAVRTPGGKRNGKLSGWHPVDLAAECLKALQERNDLDPELVDDVIMGCVMQAGAQAVNVGRNAVLAAGWPESIPATTVDRQCGSSQQCLHFAAQGVMAGAYDVVVAAGVEVMSLVPMGASIADGKYGLPFGPTVGLRYADRGGLVPQGISAEMIADEWNLSREELDAFGLRSHKNAARAIEEGRFDREIVPVREIRRDRETGEIIETGEMVTVDEGVRPDTSMEALAQLKPAFKPDGKVTAGNSSQITDGASAVLVMSEEKANQLGLTPRARFHAFSVVGVDPVTMLTGPIPATKKVLEVGKLNLDDIDLIEINEAFASVVLAWEKELHPDMEKVNVNGGAIALGHPLGASGTKLMATLLCELERTGGRWGLQTMCEGGGMANATIIERLG from the coding sequence ATGCGGGATGCGGTGATCGTCGACGCGGTGAGGACGCCGGGCGGGAAGCGGAACGGAAAGCTGTCCGGCTGGCATCCTGTGGACCTTGCGGCCGAGTGCCTGAAGGCGCTGCAGGAGAGAAACGACCTCGACCCCGAGCTGGTGGACGACGTGATCATGGGGTGTGTGATGCAGGCGGGCGCCCAGGCGGTGAACGTCGGCCGCAACGCCGTGCTGGCCGCCGGGTGGCCCGAGTCGATCCCCGCCACGACGGTGGACCGGCAGTGCGGCTCCTCCCAGCAGTGCCTGCACTTCGCAGCCCAGGGGGTGATGGCCGGGGCGTACGACGTGGTGGTCGCCGCCGGGGTGGAGGTGATGAGCCTCGTGCCGATGGGAGCGTCGATCGCCGACGGCAAGTACGGGCTGCCGTTCGGGCCGACCGTCGGACTGCGCTACGCGGACCGTGGGGGGCTGGTGCCGCAGGGGATCTCCGCCGAGATGATCGCCGACGAGTGGAACCTGTCGAGGGAGGAGCTGGACGCATTCGGTCTCAGGTCGCACAAGAACGCCGCCCGGGCGATCGAGGAGGGGCGTTTCGACCGGGAGATCGTGCCCGTGCGTGAGATCCGCAGGGACCGTGAGACGGGCGAGATCATCGAGACCGGCGAGATGGTGACCGTCGACGAGGGGGTGCGCCCGGACACGTCGATGGAAGCCCTCGCCCAGCTGAAGCCGGCGTTCAAGCCGGACGGGAAGGTCACCGCCGGGAACTCGTCTCAGATCACCGACGGTGCGTCCGCGGTGCTCGTGATGAGCGAGGAAAAGGCGAACCAGCTGGGTCTCACCCCAAGGGCCCGCTTCCATGCGTTCTCTGTGGTGGGCGTCGACCCGGTCACCATGCTCACCGGACCGATACCGGCGACCAAGAAGGTGCTCGAGGTGGGGAAGCTCAACCTGGACGACATCGACCTCATCGAGATCAACGAGGCGTTCGCGTCGGTCGTGCTCGCCTGGGAGAAGGAGCTGCACCCGGACATGGAGAAGGTGAACGTCAACGGAGGTGCCATCGCCCTCGGGCACCCGCTGGGGGCGTCCGGCACAAAGCTGATGGCGACGCTGCTGTGTGAGCTCGAGCGGACAGGTGGCCGCTGGGGTCTGCAGACCATGTGCGAGGGTGGCGGCATGGCGAACGCCACCATCATCGAACGGCTGGGGTGA